Sequence from the Cellulomonas fimi ATCC 484 genome:
GTCGCGGCGGTCCAGGAGGTGGCGACGGAGGAAACGGTCGACGACGTCCATCACGGCGTCCCCGAAGAACGCACCCGCGCCGTGGCCCGCCCCCTCGAGGCGGACGAGCTCGACCGGCTGCCCCGCGGCGAGCAGCGACTCGGCCAGCAGGACGCTCTGCTCGAAGGGCACGACCTCGTCGTCGCTGCCGTGCACGACGAGCATGGGCGGCAACGGGTGCTCGGCGACGGGGCGGACGTGCGTGGCGACGGCGGCCGGTGCCGCGGCCTCCGCGTGCCGACGCGGGTCGACGCCGCCGAGCAGCTGCACGCAGGCCGGGTCCTCGGGCATCCGCGCGAGGTCGCTCGGGCCGTAGAAGTCGACCACCGCACGGACGTCGAGCGGCTCGTCGTCGTGGACCCCGGGCGCCCCCGCCATGCCGTCGGTGACCGCCGTGAGCAGCACCAGGTGCCCGCCGCTGGAGTCGCCCCACAGCGCGACGCGGCCCGGGTCGACGCGGACCCGGTCCGCGTGGGCACGCAGGAACCGCACCGCGGACCGGACGTCCTCGACCTGTGCCGGGAACGGTGCGACGTCGCTCGGCCGGTGCTCGACGACCGCCACGACATACCCGCGCCGGGCGAGCTGCGCGAGCGGGAGCAGCCACTGGCCCAGCTCCTGCCGACCCCAGCCCGAGCCCTGCACGAACACGACCGTCGGGTACACCTGCGGGCTGGACCAGTCCGCGATCGGGGGCCAGACGACCTGCACGTGCAGCGTGCGGTCGGACGCCTCGGCGTACGGGACGTTCATCCAGACCACGCCGTGCCCGTGCGGGGCGGTGCCGTCGATGCTCGTGATCCTGAGGGCGGTCATGGGCTCAGCATCGTCCCGCGCCGGTGACCAGGGCGAACGCTTTCCCGACGGTTCAGCCGTACTGCTCCCCAGCCGACGAGCGCGCCACCGGCATTGCGCCGGGTGACCGCGGTCGTGCATGACGTCGAGAACGCGTTGTCGTTCACCTTGCGAGCGGCCGCGCCGGAGCGACGAAGCCGGCGTTCGCTAACGGGCCGAGGACGACGCGCCGCACGTCGTCCGGCACTCACTCGCCGGCAGCGATCACCATCGCCGCCGCGATGACGTCCGTCTGCAACATCACGCTCTCCTACCGGCTGGGCACACGTCCGGGGACCTTGCC
This genomic interval carries:
- a CDS encoding alpha/beta hydrolase, whose product is MTALRITSIDGTAPHGHGVVWMNVPYAEASDRTLHVQVVWPPIADWSSPQVYPTVVFVQGSGWGRQELGQWLLPLAQLARRGYVVAVVEHRPSDVAPFPAQVEDVRSAVRFLRAHADRVRVDPGRVALWGDSSGGHLVLLTAVTDGMAGAPGVHDDEPLDVRAVVDFYGPSDLARMPEDPACVQLLGGVDPRRHAEAAAPAAVATHVRPVAEHPLPPMLVVHGSDDEVVPFEQSVLLAESLLAAGQPVELVRLEGAGHGAGAFFGDAVMDVVDRFLRRHLLDRRDQP